The following coding sequences are from one Capsicum annuum cultivar UCD-10X-F1 chromosome 3, UCD10Xv1.1, whole genome shotgun sequence window:
- the LOC107861952 gene encoding ethylene-responsive transcription factor WIN1: MVQAKKFRGVRQRHWGSWVAEIRHPLLKRRVWLGTFETAEEAARAYDEAAVLMSGRNAKTNFPVQAPDDENKKDNSNSDAFSGSSSSSLSAILSAKLRKSCKSPSPSLTCLRLDTESSNIGVWQKRAGAHPDSCWVMTVEFGKKKMMNDNDQIIPDKNIITSSSTLSSPGTSTEIKEGKVCGVMNEEERMALQMIEELLNRN, translated from the exons ATGGTACAGGCAAAGAAGTTCAGGGGTGTCAGGCAACGCCATTGGGGTTCTTGGGTCGCTGAGATTCGTCATCCTTTACT GAAGAGGAGGGTGTGGCTAGGAACTTTTGAAACTGCGGAGGAAGCTGCCCGAGCGTACGATGAGGCTGCTGTTCTGATGAGCGGACGTAACGCCAAAACAAATTTCCCAGTGCAGGCACCTGACGACGAAAACAAAAAAGACAACTCTAACTCCGATGCTTTCTCcggatcatcatcatcatcgctCTCTGCTATACTGAGCGCCAAACTCCGCAAGAGCTGTAAATCGCCTTCCCCGTCTCTCACATGCCTCAGGCTTGATACGGAGAGTTCCAACATTGGAGTGTGGCAGAAGAGGGCCGGAGCTCATCCTGACTCTTGCTGGGTCATGACTGTTGAATTTggaaaaaagaagatgatgaatgataACGACCAAATTATTCCGGACAAAAACATAATAACTTCTTCAAGTACGTTGTCGTCTCCAGGGACTTCTACAGAGATCAAAGAAGGCAAAGTGTGCGGAGTGATGAATGAAGAAGAGCGAATGGCACTTCAAATGATTGAGGAACTTCTCAACAGGAATTAA